One genomic region from Cryptococcus deuterogattii R265 chromosome 7, complete sequence encodes:
- a CDS encoding ADP-ribosylation factor, whose translation MGLSVSKLLNGLFGKKEMRILMVGLDAAGKTTILYKLKLGEIVTTIPTIGFNVETVEYKNISFTVWDVGGQDKIRPLWRHYFQNTQGIIFVVDSNDRERITEAREELQRMLSEDELRDALLLVFANKQDLPNAMNAAEITDKLGLHSLRQRSWYIQAACATSGDGLYEGLEWLSANLKRKSP comes from the exons ATGGGTCTTTCTGTCTCCAAGCTCCTCAACGGCCTCTtcggcaagaaggagatgc GAATCCTTATGGTCGGTCTCGATGCTGCTGGTAAAACAACCATCCTTTACAAGCTTAAGCTCGGTGAGATTGTCACCACTATCCCTACCATTG GCTTCAATGTGGAAACGGTCGAGTACAAGAACATTTCTTTCACAGTCTGGGATGTGGGAGGACAGGATAAGATTCGACCCTTGTGGAGGCATT ATTTCCAGAACACTCAAGGTATCATTTTCGTTGTTGACTCCAACGATAGGGAGCGAATTACCGAGGCGCGCGAGGAGT TGCAACGGATGTtgagtgaggatgagttgAGGGATGCCTTGCTCCTTGTATTCGCCAACAAACAG GACCTGCCTAATGCTATGAATGCCGCTGAGATCACAGACAAGCTTGGTCTTCACTCACTTCGACAGCGATCTTGGTACATTCAGGCTGCTTGTGCTACCTCTGGTGATGGTCTTTATGAAGGCCTTGAATGG CTCTCTGCCAACCTTAAGAGGAAGAGCCCTTAA
- a CDS encoding AGC protein kinase: MGFTPYSVRYRILSDLLNSNTALAYDNAFTVDGESSTCLAEDDKAAALDTMLLRSWNGDVSCLDCDTLNVLERNRLKHDDFDVLGCLGEGQFGVVEAVRFKMSGQVFAMKTIEKTVAKRAGQQLSLSLERHVHKLANSSPLAPCPNLIAAFQTELSLHLIITYAEHGSLWNRMCALFSDTGCTGGMLEEEIQWWGAQMVSAVGWLHSHNIVHRDIKPHNFLIKSNYHLQITDFGSAAPLHFTLPDESPCVPWQFCVQPAGTPDYLAPEVLILAEQAVIESTQAHQTSGNHIPHHTEKKGYSASIDWWSLGSTLYEMATGKPPFFAETIHETYQKLITFRSDNLSFPTYLSSELILLLKGLITVPIKRLSTAMVIQKSPFFQSAPCIDSFSKVLCPPLGPPDMLDHEQFQNNFQHSVQEDKFTFSHLFDYSDTSSVQLTPASPSSSATPVWSQWVGWSFHPNPSCLEVTSEAINSSGNNAFMTPIQKKFTTCPFTPGILNQLPSTSLPSTHSTKKQVFQELLHCVQMSAKKHMTKYGSQLAYSMSPCMTPIAKSQMKTKSFIKDTSCISLLSDPRMELIETGASHQQLQERHDVLCGQLHHLDQQLYKLQKLLKT, translated from the exons ATGGGCTTTACTCCTTACAGTGTCCGATATCGTATCTTATCCGACTTACTCAACAGCAATACAGCGTTGGCTTACGACAATGCCTTCACTGTTGACGGAGAATCAAGCACCTGCCTTGCGGAAGATGATAAGGCGGCGGCATTGGACACTATGCTGCTTCGCAGTTGGAATGGTGACGTATCGTGCTTAGATTGTGACA CTCTGAATGTACTTGAGCGTAACCGCCTCAAACATGATGATTTCGATGTCCTAGGCTGCTTGGGGGAAGGGCAATTTGGGGTC GTAGAAGCTGTGAGATTTAAGATGAGCGGACAAGTGTTTGCTATGAAGACTATTGAAAAGACTGTGGCTAAACGCGCTGGACAA CAGCTGTCTTTATCATTGGAACGTCATGTTCATAAGCTTGCCAATTCATCCCCTCTGGCGCCATGTCCAAATTTGATTGCGGCTTTCCAAACAGAATTATCCCTTCATCTCATCATTACTTATGCTGAACATGGTTCTCTCTGGAACCGGATGTGTGCCCTCTTCTCTGACACCGGGTGTACTGGGGGCatgcttgaagaagaaatccaATGGTGGGGAGCTCAGATGGTCAGTGCTGTTGGGTGGCTTCATAGCCATAACATAGTGCATCG GGACATCAAACCACACAACTTTTTAATCAAATCAAACTATCATCTACAAATCACTGACTTCGGTTCAGCAGCCCCCCTCCATTTCACTCTTCCTGATGAATCACCTTGTGTCCCCTGGCAATTCTGTGTCCAGCCAGCTGGGACACCAGATTACCTTGCGCCTGAGGTATTGATCTTAGCTGAACAAGCTGTGATTGAATCAACACAAGCACACCAAACATCTGGCAACCATATACCTCATCACacagaaaagaagggatatAGTGCCAGCATTGATTGGTGGAGTTTAGGGTCAACTCTGTATGAGATGGCAACAGGGAAGCCTCCATTCTTTGCTGAGACAATCCATGAAACATACCAAAAGCTTATCACTTTCAGG AGTGATAATCTGTCATTTCCTACTTATCTGTCATCAGAATTAATCTTGCTTCTAAAAGG TTTGATCACTGTACCAATCAAAAGATTATCAACTGCTATGGTGATACAAAAatccccattcttccaatctgCACCCTGCATTGATAGCTTTTCCA AAGTTTTGTGTCCACCATTAGGTCCACCTGATATGCTTGACCATGAGCAATTTCAGAACAACTTCCAACACTCAGTACAGGAAGACAAGTTCACATTCAGCCATCTCTTTGATTACTCAGACACTTCTTCAGTCCAACTTACACCAGcctcaccatcatcttcagctACCCCTGTTTGGTCTCAATGGGTTGGCTGGTCATTCCATCCTAACCCAAGCTGCCTTGAAGTCACCTCAGAAGCAATTAACTCCTCTGGAAATAATGCTTTTATGACCCCAATACAAAAAAAATTCACAACATGTCCATTCACTCCAGGCATCTTGAATCAACTGCCTTCAACATCATTACCCTCTACTCACAGCACAAAGAAACAAGTGTTCCAAGAGCTCTTGCACTGTGTACAAATGAGTGCCAAAAAGCATATGACAAAGTATGGTTCACAATTAGCTTATTCTATGAGTCCTTGTATGACTCCTATAGCCAAAAGCCAGATGAAAACAAAATCATTCATCAAAGACACATCATGTATCAGTTTGTTATCTGATCCTAGAATGGAGTTGATTGAAACAGGAGCTTCACATCAACAGTTACAGGAAAGACATGATGTCTTATGTGGACAATTACAT CATCTTGATCAACAGTTGTACAAACTACAAAAGTTATTGAAGACCTGA
- a CDS encoding 50S small subunit ribosomal protein L6, with the protein MTARPVVSLSRQIHSSAARRSHVGKVPIPIPPSVALTLPASSIPPHVHPSSPEAHRVFTVSGPLGSTTLPISPSVILTPPTPSSSSLTVSVHDPAVKTQRSLWGLTRTLISNAITGVSAGFNLEVKLVGVGYRAAIEPIPQVFMDLAKQTSSLPTDALPRERLNIKLGFAHPVLIDIPPQIKVTVPEPTKIVLSGTDKQKLGQFAATIRQWRKPEPYRGKGIFVGGETIRLKEVKKK; encoded by the exons GGCCCGCAGGTCCCATGTTGGCAAGGTCCCCATCCCTATCCCGCCTTCAGTCGCCCTTACTcttcctgcctcttctATTCCTCCTCATGTCCATCCCAGCTCCCCCGAAGCGCATCGCGTCTTCACTGTCTCCGGTCCCTTAGGATCTACTACACTGCCTATATCTCCATCAGTCATTCTTACCCCTCCCAccccctcatcatcatctcttaCTGTTTCTGTTCACGATCCAGCCGTCAAAACTCAACGGAGCCTTTGGGGTCTTACACGTACGCTCATTAGTAACGCCATTACGGGTGTCTCAGCTGGCTTTAATCTTGAAGTCAAGCTGGTGGGTGTTGGTTATCGAGCGGCCATTGAGCCTATTCCTCAAGTCTTTATGGACTTGGCTAAACAGACGTCTTCTCTGCCGACGGATGCTCTCCCTCGCGAGCGTCTTAATATCAAACTGGGCTTTGCACATCCCGTCCTTATCGATATACCTCCCCAAATCAAAGTCACCGTACCTGAACCAACCAAAATCGTGTTAAGCGGGACAGATAAGCAGAAATTGGGTCAGTTTGCGGCTACGATCCGTCAGTGGAGGAAGCCGGAGCCCTATCGAGGAAAA GGTATCTTTGTGGGCGGCGAAACCATCCGACTCAAAGAGGTCAAGAAAAAGTAG